The following coding sequences are from one Bradyrhizobium sp. 200 window:
- a CDS encoding DegT/DnrJ/EryC1/StrS family aminotransferase — protein MIDMRVIASALRVLVGGELGRYRSSSVSDVERFEQEMQNFLSVRHVLGVNSGTSALISALVGCGIGPGDEVLVPGYTYVATAGAPLAVGAVPVLTEINETLTIDPEDIRQKISPYTKAIIVVHMLNLVCDMDAILAIAKEHNLVVIEDASQAVGVTYRGRRCGTMGDAGAFSFNVLKNIQSGEGGAVLTNSQRAYTRALMYHDPGSYFRPGRVGTSEPIFIGQNYRMTNLAAAMLRPQIRTLDKKLKRRRARRLYWLDKLSGPFGNRMKVSPHNDPDSAVGITVCFDDPEEARMFGSQRGIARLIEGDHVYKDWASIRSGATMHPKLDPYTWASRNDLRIREDSCPQTLHILERTCEIKLFPEVPTLVYRQLVGKTKR, from the coding sequence ATGATTGACATGCGGGTCATAGCTTCGGCGCTTCGAGTTCTTGTTGGCGGCGAGTTGGGCAGGTACCGCTCCTCCAGCGTGTCCGACGTCGAGCGCTTCGAGCAGGAGATGCAGAATTTCCTGAGCGTGCGTCACGTGCTTGGGGTGAACAGCGGCACGAGCGCTCTAATAAGCGCGCTGGTAGGTTGTGGGATCGGTCCGGGGGACGAAGTTCTTGTGCCTGGCTACACGTACGTGGCTACAGCCGGCGCGCCGTTGGCCGTCGGCGCCGTCCCCGTGCTGACCGAAATCAATGAGACGCTGACCATCGATCCCGAGGACATACGGCAGAAGATCTCGCCGTACACCAAGGCGATCATCGTCGTCCACATGCTCAACCTGGTGTGCGACATGGATGCGATCCTAGCGATTGCCAAGGAACACAACCTTGTCGTGATTGAGGACGCCTCTCAGGCCGTCGGCGTGACCTACCGAGGCCGGCGATGCGGGACGATGGGCGACGCGGGAGCCTTCAGCTTCAACGTTCTGAAGAACATCCAGTCCGGTGAAGGTGGAGCCGTGCTAACGAACTCGCAGCGGGCGTACACGCGCGCGCTCATGTACCACGACCCCGGCAGCTACTTTCGCCCAGGGCGGGTTGGCACAAGTGAACCGATATTCATCGGGCAAAACTACCGGATGACAAACCTAGCCGCCGCGATGTTACGGCCACAGATCCGTACGTTGGACAAAAAACTCAAACGCCGTCGCGCTCGGCGCCTCTACTGGCTGGACAAACTGTCAGGGCCGTTCGGCAATCGAATGAAGGTGAGCCCCCACAACGATCCGGACTCCGCCGTCGGAATTACTGTGTGCTTCGATGACCCGGAGGAAGCGCGTATGTTCGGATCCCAGCGGGGGATTGCTCGACTGATCGAGGGAGATCATGTCTACAAGGACTGGGCATCGATCCGCAGCGGTGCGACCATGCATCCCAAGTTGGATCCCTACACGTGGGCATCCCGTAATGACTTGCGCATCCGCGAGGACAGCTGCCCGCAAACGCTCCATATCCTCGAGCGAACTTGCGAGATCAAGCTATTTCCAGAGGTCCCGACGCTCGTATACCGGCAGCTCGTCGGGAAGACGAAGCGATGA
- a CDS encoding glycosyltransferase family 2 protein has translation MTSRVVIESNEIPPRERESILASTVVANLETSQHSIAESALPRYAVVIATYNRGARIVPVVASMLRSEISDFEFVIVDQSPHDETRRALEPFLGDPRIRYVHCDIAGTSRARNRGFELTTAPIIAITDDDCIVPPDWLSRLAAPFKMHPEIGVVYCNVEPAPCSEPGHTPQIRFPETRLIRSLRDLRPSQPLWMGAGMAIRRSILTDVQGFDEMLGPGCAFSACEDNDIAWRGLVRGWWICENADATVVHDGFRTLEQLRAHGMRDFYGIGGTLAKYLKTGHLRIAAMAIPLLFRFGAVAPMKDLLNGRPPQGLRRPYMLARGFFDGLRAPLNRTTGHYRPPLAKRGTASIRSVRP, from the coding sequence ATGACCTCCCGGGTAGTCATTGAGAGCAATGAAATTCCTCCCCGAGAGCGTGAGAGCATCCTGGCCTCGACGGTCGTAGCCAATCTGGAAACGTCGCAACACAGCATCGCGGAGTCCGCGTTGCCGCGCTACGCTGTGGTCATCGCCACGTACAACCGCGGCGCACGGATCGTCCCGGTCGTGGCGTCGATGCTGCGCAGCGAGATATCGGACTTCGAGTTCGTAATTGTCGATCAGAGTCCTCACGACGAAACTCGGCGCGCCTTGGAGCCGTTCCTCGGCGACCCGCGGATTCGCTACGTGCACTGCGACATCGCGGGCACGAGCCGTGCACGTAACCGCGGATTCGAGCTGACGACGGCGCCCATCATCGCTATCACCGACGACGATTGCATCGTCCCGCCCGACTGGCTGTCGCGGTTGGCGGCGCCGTTCAAGATGCATCCTGAAATTGGCGTCGTGTACTGCAACGTGGAGCCGGCGCCGTGCAGCGAACCGGGGCACACGCCGCAGATTCGTTTCCCGGAGACTCGGCTGATTCGTAGCCTCCGTGACCTCAGACCGTCCCAGCCGCTGTGGATGGGCGCCGGCATGGCGATCCGGCGATCGATCCTAACGGACGTGCAGGGATTCGACGAAATGCTTGGTCCAGGATGTGCGTTCTCGGCGTGCGAGGACAACGATATCGCGTGGCGGGGCCTCGTGCGAGGTTGGTGGATATGCGAAAATGCGGACGCGACTGTGGTGCATGACGGGTTTCGCACGCTCGAACAGCTACGGGCGCACGGCATGCGCGATTTCTACGGCATCGGCGGCACATTGGCCAAATATCTGAAGACGGGTCACCTGCGCATTGCGGCGATGGCGATCCCACTCCTTTTTCGCTTCGGCGCCGTCGCGCCCATGAAAGATTTACTGAACGGGCGCCCCCCGCAAGGGCTCCGCCGGCCCTACATGCTCGCTCGCGGTTTTTTCGACGGCCTCCGCGCGCCGCTAAACCGAACCACCGGTCACTATCGGCCGCCGCTGGCAAAGCGTGGCACGGCAAGCATCAGATCCGTCCGGCCTTGA
- a CDS encoding glycoside hydrolase family 9 protein → MRYVAWCLAASLLVCTSTSQAQVAETDAQNRPILSNLAAADWKKNLASGPNGPIPAIVVDQFGYPTKSRKVAVVRAPQVGYDSSARFVPGQSYALIELPSGKVVKTGSPTVWNGGNTDQASGDKAWWFDFSEIEAPGKYAVVDSEKGIRSAEFSIGEHVYKDVMKHALRAFFYQRAGFEKKPEFAGKAWADKASHLSLGQDSESRPWHEGRPSNAAKSLIKDLRGGWYDAGDYNKYTSWAARYIIVLLHAYAEHPEAFSDDYGIPESGNGLPDILDEVKWGLDWLVRMQNSDGSLLCVQGLASASPPSDARGNSYYGPPTTAATLMGAAAFAYASKFFASRPEPNLKQYGDDLKTRATAAWTWATANPNILYYNNDESKQPGSKGLAAGQQEMGETDRLRAQFEAATYLFEMTGEAQFKQFADANYGALLPPWGPSMWEVDALESLLYYARLPGATPEVAKSIRESLLANLSRASQAFQGSLAQADPYRAPMKDYTWGSNKGKAMQARLFQLAALHDADPGVSETSLAAALEYAHYIHGVNPLGLVYLTNMALAGASHSATTMFHGWFVRGSRWQRVTDLLPGPPPGFLVGGPNPQFSVDACCSAPIGSPGYRCYGATMFSLCQRNLTPPSAQPPAKSYLQFNDPWPVNSWEITEPSLHYQSFYVRLLAAFTR, encoded by the coding sequence GTGCGTTACGTTGCCTGGTGCCTCGCAGCTTCGTTGCTGGTCTGTACTTCCACGAGCCAGGCCCAGGTCGCTGAGACCGATGCGCAGAACCGACCAATTCTATCGAACCTTGCCGCTGCCGACTGGAAGAAAAATCTGGCGAGCGGCCCCAACGGTCCAATTCCGGCGATCGTCGTCGACCAGTTCGGGTATCCGACAAAATCAAGGAAGGTTGCTGTCGTACGCGCTCCTCAGGTCGGCTATGACAGTTCCGCACGATTTGTGCCCGGCCAATCCTACGCGTTGATCGAACTTCCGAGCGGCAAGGTCGTCAAGACGGGCTCGCCGACCGTTTGGAACGGCGGAAATACGGATCAGGCCTCGGGCGACAAGGCCTGGTGGTTCGACTTTTCCGAAATCGAGGCGCCGGGCAAGTATGCCGTCGTGGATAGCGAGAAGGGTATTCGCTCGGCAGAATTCTCGATCGGCGAGCATGTCTACAAAGATGTCATGAAGCATGCCCTCCGCGCATTTTTCTATCAGCGGGCGGGGTTCGAGAAGAAGCCGGAATTTGCAGGCAAGGCCTGGGCTGACAAGGCGAGCCACCTTAGCCTCGGCCAGGATTCCGAGTCACGACCTTGGCACGAGGGGCGGCCGTCGAACGCTGCGAAATCGCTGATCAAGGATCTTCGTGGCGGATGGTATGACGCCGGCGACTACAACAAGTACACCTCTTGGGCGGCGCGCTACATCATCGTTCTGCTGCACGCTTACGCGGAGCACCCGGAGGCCTTCAGCGATGACTATGGCATTCCGGAATCCGGCAACGGCCTTCCCGATATTCTCGACGAAGTAAAGTGGGGTCTGGACTGGCTTGTCCGAATGCAGAATTCGGACGGCTCACTCCTGTGTGTTCAGGGGCTGGCCAGCGCAAGCCCGCCGTCTGACGCCAGAGGGAATAGCTACTACGGCCCCCCGACCACGGCGGCGACCTTGATGGGGGCGGCAGCCTTTGCATACGCCTCCAAGTTCTTTGCGTCTCGGCCGGAGCCGAATCTCAAGCAATACGGAGACGACCTGAAAACGCGCGCGACGGCGGCGTGGACTTGGGCGACCGCAAACCCCAACATTCTCTACTACAACAACGACGAGTCAAAGCAGCCGGGTTCAAAGGGGCTGGCGGCAGGGCAGCAGGAGATGGGCGAGACCGATCGGCTGCGGGCGCAGTTCGAGGCCGCAACCTATCTGTTCGAGATGACCGGCGAGGCGCAGTTCAAGCAGTTTGCTGACGCCAACTACGGCGCGCTGCTGCCGCCGTGGGGGCCGTCAATGTGGGAAGTCGATGCGCTGGAGAGCCTGCTCTACTACGCGCGGCTGCCTGGTGCCACACCTGAGGTAGCAAAGTCCATTCGCGAGAGTTTGCTGGCAAACCTGTCGCGGGCTTCACAGGCGTTTCAGGGCTCTCTGGCACAAGCGGATCCCTATCGCGCCCCGATGAAGGACTACACGTGGGGTAGCAATAAGGGAAAGGCCATGCAGGCAAGGTTGTTCCAGTTGGCGGCCCTGCACGACGCGGATCCAGGGGTTTCCGAGACCTCGCTCGCTGCGGCCTTGGAATACGCACACTATATCCATGGCGTGAACCCGCTCGGCCTCGTCTATCTAACGAACATGGCCCTGGCCGGCGCCAGCCATTCGGCGACGACCATGTTTCATGGTTGGTTTGTACGCGGGTCGCGCTGGCAGCGGGTGACCGATCTGCTCCCAGGTCCGCCGCCAGGCTTCCTGGTGGGCGGACCCAACCCGCAGTTCTCGGTTGATGCGTGCTGCAGCGCGCCTATTGGGTCGCCCGGATATCGCTGTTACGGGGCAACGATGTTCTCCTTGTGCCAACGGAATCTCACGCCGCCGTCTGCCCAGCCGCCGGCCAAGTCATATCTTCAATTCAATGACCCGTGGCCGGTGAACTCGTGGGAGATTACGGAGCCTTCGCTGCACTACCAGTCCTTCTATGTCCGGTTGCTTGCTGCCTTCACCCGTTGA
- a CDS encoding GMC family oxidoreductase, which yields MPIQIQKRATVWDVVVVGSGATGGWAAYQLGKHRLNVLVLDAGPDEMDAPGQSPEFATRALRMFDRVLRRRRVQSRHHAYWELNPRLFVLDREHPYETPPGKDFQWIRTRSVNGRLLTWGGVGIRTSDHEFNAPLQDGFGAPWPFGYKELHSHFDDVDDFFPVYGERDGLSSIPDGKYVGAARLTEAERELKHTVRTAFGRAAVSGRGVLIRPSARPNGEAAPPSPLREAMRKFGVSLCPNAVVSHVLVGPEGKASGVAFVDRLTKGAQEVQARVVVVCASAIESARILLNSRSRHHPQGLGNSSGTLGCYLMDHPGVAVTGFAPGRRDEVWSDGYGGPKNVMIPRFHNLTNRADGAFLRGYGTFGMLGRLSAKASDCDADEVPFALVSHGEMLPRIENHISLHPDKRDAWGVPTLRIDCAYSDNERALQTHMAEELKEMIASVRGRVTGTHYYPPGGFVHEMGTARMGADARTSVLNGYAQCWDARNVFVMDGAAWPSGAWQNPTFTMMAIAGRASAHLVQELKAGRI from the coding sequence ATGCCGATCCAGATTCAGAAGCGTGCTACGGTGTGGGACGTAGTAGTCGTGGGCTCCGGCGCCACTGGCGGTTGGGCGGCGTATCAGCTGGGGAAGCATCGCCTCAATGTCCTGGTCCTAGATGCAGGGCCGGACGAGATGGACGCTCCCGGGCAGTCTCCTGAGTTTGCGACGAGAGCGCTGCGTATGTTCGATCGAGTCCTTCGAAGGCGACGCGTCCAGTCGCGGCATCATGCATACTGGGAGCTCAATCCCCGCCTGTTCGTGCTCGATAGAGAGCATCCTTACGAGACCCCACCGGGCAAGGACTTTCAGTGGATACGCACTCGCTCCGTCAACGGGCGACTGCTCACTTGGGGCGGCGTCGGCATCCGGACGTCCGATCACGAGTTCAACGCGCCGCTCCAGGATGGCTTCGGCGCTCCGTGGCCGTTTGGGTACAAAGAACTGCATTCACACTTTGACGACGTGGATGATTTCTTCCCCGTCTACGGCGAGCGCGATGGTCTATCCTCTATTCCAGACGGGAAGTATGTCGGCGCTGCGCGCCTGACTGAAGCTGAACGCGAGCTCAAGCACACCGTGCGCACCGCGTTCGGGCGAGCGGCTGTGAGCGGGCGTGGCGTTCTCATTCGGCCGAGTGCGCGGCCTAACGGAGAGGCCGCGCCGCCTTCGCCCTTGCGTGAAGCGATGAGGAAGTTCGGCGTTAGCCTATGTCCGAATGCCGTCGTGAGTCACGTGCTCGTAGGGCCGGAGGGCAAAGCCAGCGGCGTCGCCTTCGTCGATCGGCTCACGAAGGGCGCCCAGGAGGTGCAGGCACGCGTTGTCGTCGTGTGCGCATCCGCGATCGAGTCGGCCCGTATCTTGCTAAACTCCCGGTCGCGCCACCACCCTCAGGGTCTAGGCAACTCGTCTGGCACGCTGGGGTGCTATCTGATGGATCACCCAGGGGTCGCGGTTACTGGCTTTGCGCCCGGCCGACGCGACGAGGTGTGGAGCGATGGGTACGGGGGGCCGAAGAATGTCATGATACCGCGTTTCCACAACCTCACCAACCGGGCCGACGGCGCGTTCCTTCGCGGCTATGGCACCTTCGGCATGCTGGGCCGGTTGTCGGCGAAGGCCAGCGATTGCGATGCCGATGAAGTGCCGTTCGCCCTGGTGTCACATGGTGAAATGCTGCCTCGCATCGAGAATCATATCAGCTTGCACCCCGACAAGCGGGATGCTTGGGGCGTTCCCACATTGCGAATTGATTGTGCCTACTCCGACAACGAGCGAGCGCTGCAAACCCACATGGCGGAAGAGCTCAAAGAAATGATTGCGTCTGTTCGTGGTCGGGTGACCGGGACGCACTATTATCCACCGGGCGGTTTTGTCCACGAGATGGGGACGGCGCGCATGGGCGCTGACGCGCGGACGTCTGTCCTCAACGGGTATGCGCAATGCTGGGATGCGCGGAATGTATTCGTGATGGACGGCGCCGCGTGGCCCTCGGGCGCGTGGCAGAACCCGACGTTCACGATGATGGCCATCGCCGGGCGCGCCAGCGCGCACCTCGTTCAGGAACTCAAGGCCGGACGGATCTGA
- a CDS encoding glycosyltransferase, with protein MLLRKVAKDFAIAAGYPLVCALAGRPPKKISAVMRVKNEVEFLERSINSIIDLVDELVVVDNCSTDGSAVVIADFSRRFPKKMKALNYPHKMARYGEEMVMLAATRRGRKSPSFLPNFYNWTTAQCTGPYILKWDGDTIATDALAPALKRFRQSRTQILWHTGINLHADRTCYIAGRPLEDMEPRLFYRPLSTYNYDLGYCETLWSPYLRHYSSFCEKEPEPLYFHMKFCKLDRFSSMSNDLQIREKAMSGRGDPLPKYLLEQMNRLGLGAETPLPQGQGETFECRVNG; from the coding sequence GTGTTGTTGCGTAAGGTTGCAAAAGATTTCGCTATTGCGGCGGGTTATCCGCTTGTGTGTGCATTGGCCGGACGACCGCCAAAGAAAATTTCGGCTGTGATGCGCGTCAAGAATGAGGTCGAATTTCTGGAGAGGTCGATCAACTCCATTATCGACCTCGTGGATGAACTAGTTGTCGTCGATAATTGCAGCACGGATGGCTCCGCCGTTGTGATCGCCGACTTTTCACGTCGATTTCCCAAAAAAATGAAGGCATTAAATTACCCCCACAAAATGGCGCGCTATGGCGAAGAGATGGTGATGCTTGCAGCAACGCGGCGTGGAAGGAAATCCCCATCGTTTCTTCCGAACTTTTATAATTGGACCACAGCGCAATGTACTGGGCCGTACATTCTGAAATGGGACGGCGACACCATTGCAACGGATGCGCTCGCACCAGCCCTCAAGCGTTTTCGGCAATCCAGGACACAGATACTGTGGCATACCGGCATAAATCTTCATGCAGATCGCACATGCTACATAGCTGGTCGGCCCCTTGAGGACATGGAGCCGCGACTATTTTACCGACCTCTCTCCACGTATAATTACGACTTGGGATATTGCGAGACACTTTGGTCACCATACCTTCGTCACTATTCATCGTTTTGTGAAAAAGAGCCCGAGCCGCTGTATTTCCACATGAAATTTTGCAAACTTGATCGCTTCTCGAGCATGTCCAATGACCTGCAGATCAGGGAAAAGGCAATGTCTGGCCGCGGCGATCCGTTGCCCAAGTATTTGTTGGAGCAGATGAATAGACTTGGCCTTGGGGCCGAGACCCCTCTACCGCAGGGTCAAGGCGAAACATTCGAATGCCGTGTCAACGGGTGA